Proteins encoded together in one Lathyrus oleraceus cultivar Zhongwan6 chromosome 5, CAAS_Psat_ZW6_1.0, whole genome shotgun sequence window:
- the LOC127079195 gene encoding uncharacterized protein LOC127079195, producing MTDSTSTSYTTSATTSINTNCRRKTRGVAMYTKVKKAHETGVRYPVTVDAATGMAYGEHANDFMGYIVLQYRSKDDLVEQIKVGFFTSQDRHDILENEKHDRKLEEERKRWMEEQDRKLEEDKKRWREKHNRKLEEDGKMFEEEEEKRWREENDRKLEEERRWLLSTMWESV from the exons ATGACCGATTCGACAAGCACCTCTTATACAACATCTGCTACAACATCTATTAATACAAATTGTAGAAGAAAAACTAGAGGTGTCGCGATGTATACCAAAGTGAAAAAAGCCCATGAAACCGGTGTTCGCTACCCAGTTACAGTTGATGCTGCAACTGGCATGGCTTATGGTGAACACGCTAACGATTTTATGGGTTACATTGTGTTACAATATAGAAGTAAA GATGATCTGGTTGAACAAATCAAAGTCGGCTTCTTCACTTCACAAGATCGCCATGACATCTTG GAAAATGAGAAGCATGATAGAAAGTTGGAGGAGGAGAGGAAGAGGTGGATGGAGGAGCAAGATAGGAAGTTGGAGGAGGATAAGAAGAGATGGAGGGAGAAGCATAATAGGAAGTTAGAGGAGGATGGGAAGATGtttgaggaggaggaggagaAGAGGTGGAGGGAGGAGAATGATAGGAAGTTAGAGGAGGAGAGAAGGTGGTTGTTGTCGACGATGTGGGAAAGTGTCTAA